CGCCTTCGAGAAGTTCCCGGGCGCCGACCCGACGCTGACCACGACGATGAAGAGCGTCGGCGAGGCGATGTCGTTCGGCCGCAGCTTCCCCGAGGCGCTCGGCAAGGCGATGCGGTCGATCGAGACCAAGGCGACCGGGTTCTGGACGTTGCCCGACCCCGATGGCGTCACGGTTGAGTCCACTTTGGACTCCCTGCGCACGCCGCACGAAGGCCGGCTGTACGAAGTCGAACGCGCGCTGCGCCTGGGCGCTTCGGTGCGGCAGGTCCACGAGGCCTCCGGCATCGACCCGTGGTTCATCGACCAGATCGCCTACATCGGCGAGGTCGGCGCCGAGGTCCGCGACGCCCCGGTGCTCGACGGCGATCTCCTGCGCCGCGCCAAGCGCACCGGGCTGTCCGACCGGCAGATCGCCGCGCTGCGGCCGGAGCTGGCCGGCGAGGACGGCGTCCGCACCCTGCGCCACCGCCTCGGCGTGCGGCCGGTGTTCAAGACCGTGGACACCTGCGCGGCGGAGTTCGCCGCGAACACGCCGTACCACTACTCGGCCTACGAGTCCGACCCCGAAGCGCAGTCCGAAGTGGCGGCGCAGACGGAGAAGCCGAAGGTGCTCATCCTCGGCTCGGGCCCGAACCGGATCGGCCAGGGCATCGAGTTCGACTACTCCTGCGTGCACGCGGCGATCGCGTTGCGGGAGGCCGGGTTCGAGGCCGTCATGGTCAACTGCAACCCGGAAACCGTGTCCACCGACTACGACACGTCCGACCGGCTGTACTTCGAGCCGCTGTCCTTCGAGGACGTCCTCGAGGTCGTGCACGCCGAGCAGGCGTCCGGCACGGTCGCCGGCGTCATCGTCCAGCTCGGCGGCCAGACCCCGCTGGGCCTGGCGAAGCGGCTCGCCGACGCCGGGGTCCCGGTGGTCGGGACGCCGCCGGAGGCCATCCACCTGGCCGAGGACCGCGGCGCGTTCGGCGAGGTCCTCACCGACGCCGGGCTGCCCGCGCCGCGCTACGGCACGGCGACGTCGTTCGAGGGCGCCAAGCGGATCGCCGACGAGATCGGCTACCCGGTGCTCGTCCGGCCGTCGTACGTCCTCGGCGGGCGCGGCATGGAGATCGTCTACGACGAGGAGACCCTCGCCGGGTACATCAGCCGGGCCACCGAGATCACCCCCGAGCACCCGGTGCTCGTGGACCGCTTCCTCGACGACGCCATCGAAATCGACGTCGACGCGCTGTTCGACGGCGAGGAGCTCTACCTCGGCGGCGTGATGGAGCACATCGAGGAGGCTGGCATCCACTCCGGCGACTCCTCGTGCGCGCTGCCGCCGATCACGCTCGGGCACACCGATCTGCAGGCCGTCCGCCGCTCCACCGAGGCGATCGCGCGAGGCGTGGGCGTGCGCGGGCTCCTGAACGTCCAGTACGCGCTCAAGGACGACGTCCTGTACGTCCTGGAGGCCAACCCGCGGGCGTCGCGGACGGTGCCGTTCGTGTCCAAGGCCACGGCGGTGCCGCTGGCGAAGGCGGCCGCGCTGATCATGACCGGCTCGACGATCAAGGACCTGCGCGAGAGCGGCGTCCTGCCGTCCGACGGCGACGGCGGGCAGATGCCGGCCGACTCGCCGGTCGCGGTCAAGGAAGCCGTGCTGCCCTTCCACCGCTTCCGCACGCCCGAAGGCCACGGCGTCGACTCGCTGCTGGGCCCGGAGATGAAGTCCACCGGCGAGGTGATGGGCGTCGACGTCGACTTCGGCAAGGCGTTCGCCAAGTCCCAGAGCGCGGCCTACGGCTCATTGCCGACGTCCGGGCGCGTGTTCGTCTCGGTCGCCAACCGCGACAAGCGCTCGATGGTCTTCCCGGTGAAGCGCCTGGCGGACCTCGGGTTCGAGATCCTCGCCACGTCCGGCACCGCGGAAGTGCTGCGGCGCAACGGGGTCGCGTGCTCGGTGGTGCGCAAGCACTACCAAGGCTCGACCGAAGCCGAGCCGAACATTGTGGACGTCATCCTGGACGGCGACGTCGACATGGTGATCAACACTCCCTACGGCAACAGCGGTCCGCGCGTCGACGGCTACGAAATCCGCACCGCCGCGGTGTCGCGCGACATCCCGTGCGTGACCACCGTGCAGGGCGCCGCGGCGGCCGTGCACGGCATCGAGGCGCTCATCCGGGGCGACATCGGGGTCAAGTCCCTGCAGGAGCTGCAGGCGGCGCTGAAGGCGAAGTCGTGAGCACGCCGGAGCGCTTCGGGGCGCGGCTGGCGAAAGCCGTCGCGGACCGGGGCCCGCTGTGCGCCGGGATCGACCCCCACCCGGGCCTCCTCGAGGCCTGGGGGCTCCCGGTGGACGCTTCGGGCCTGGAACGGTTCGCGCTGTCCGCCACGGAGGTTCTGGCGGCGCGCACGGCGATCGTGAAGCCGCAGTCGGCGTTCTTCGAAAGTTTCGGCGCGGCGGGCGTCCGCGTGCTGGAGCGGGTCGTCGAAACCGCGCGCGAAGCCGGCGCTCTGGTGCTGCTGGACGTCAAGCGCGGCGACATCGGCTCCACGATGGCGGCGTACACGGCCGCGTACGTGGCCGACGGGGCGGCGATCGCGGCCGACGCGATCACCGTTTCGCCGTACCTCGGGTTCGGCTCTTTGGCCCAATGCGCCGAAACGGCGGTCGCCGCGGGGCGCGGCATCTTCGTGCTTGCGCGAACTTCGAACCCCGAAGCGGCCGCCGTGCAGAACGCGAAACTGCCCGACGGCCGCACCGTCGCGCAGGCGATCGTCGACTCCGCGGCGGCGCTCAACGCATCCGCGGGGCCGCTCGGCGATGTGGGTGTGGTGGTCGGCGCCACGGTTCCGCCGGGGGAGCTCGACCTCTCGCGGCTGAACGGACCCGTGCTGGCACCCGGTTTCGGGGCCCAGGGAGCCACTGTGGCCGATCTGAAGGCGCTCTTCGGCGCATCCCTGCCGGGAGTGCTGCCCGC
The window above is part of the Amycolatopsis camponoti genome. Proteins encoded here:
- the carB gene encoding carbamoyl-phosphate synthase large subunit, with the protein product MPKRTDIQHVLVIGSGPIVIGQAAEFDYSGTQACRVLRSEGLRVSLVNSNPATIMTDPEFADATYIEPVTPDFVEKVIAVERPDAILATLGGQTALNCAVALHERGVLAKYGVELIGADIDAIQRGEDRQKFKNIVAEVGAETPRSRVCNTMDEVRDTVKELGLPVVIRPSFTMGGLGSGMAHTPEDLERLASTGLDESPVTEVLIEESVLGWKEYELELMRDRSDNVVVVCSIENVDAMGVHTGDSVTVAPTMTLTDREYQVMRDVGIDVLRAVGVDTGGCNIQFAINPEDGRMVVIEMNPRVSRSSALASKATGFPIAKIAAKLAIGYTLDEIQNDITGETPAAFEPTLDYVVVKMPRFAFEKFPGADPTLTTTMKSVGEAMSFGRSFPEALGKAMRSIETKATGFWTLPDPDGVTVESTLDSLRTPHEGRLYEVERALRLGASVRQVHEASGIDPWFIDQIAYIGEVGAEVRDAPVLDGDLLRRAKRTGLSDRQIAALRPELAGEDGVRTLRHRLGVRPVFKTVDTCAAEFAANTPYHYSAYESDPEAQSEVAAQTEKPKVLILGSGPNRIGQGIEFDYSCVHAAIALREAGFEAVMVNCNPETVSTDYDTSDRLYFEPLSFEDVLEVVHAEQASGTVAGVIVQLGGQTPLGLAKRLADAGVPVVGTPPEAIHLAEDRGAFGEVLTDAGLPAPRYGTATSFEGAKRIADEIGYPVLVRPSYVLGGRGMEIVYDEETLAGYISRATEITPEHPVLVDRFLDDAIEIDVDALFDGEELYLGGVMEHIEEAGIHSGDSSCALPPITLGHTDLQAVRRSTEAIARGVGVRGLLNVQYALKDDVLYVLEANPRASRTVPFVSKATAVPLAKAAALIMTGSTIKDLRESGVLPSDGDGGQMPADSPVAVKEAVLPFHRFRTPEGHGVDSLLGPEMKSTGEVMGVDVDFGKAFAKSQSAAYGSLPTSGRVFVSVANRDKRSMVFPVKRLADLGFEILATSGTAEVLRRNGVACSVVRKHYQGSTEAEPNIVDVILDGDVDMVINTPYGNSGPRVDGYEIRTAAVSRDIPCVTTVQGAAAAVHGIEALIRGDIGVKSLQELQAALKAKS
- the pyrF gene encoding orotidine-5'-phosphate decarboxylase, yielding MSTPERFGARLAKAVADRGPLCAGIDPHPGLLEAWGLPVDASGLERFALSATEVLAARTAIVKPQSAFFESFGAAGVRVLERVVETAREAGALVLLDVKRGDIGSTMAAYTAAYVADGAAIAADAITVSPYLGFGSLAQCAETAVAAGRGIFVLARTSNPEAAAVQNAKLPDGRTVAQAIVDSAAALNASAGPLGDVGVVVGATVPPGELDLSRLNGPVLAPGFGAQGATVADLKALFGASLPGVLPASSRDILKHGPEQAALRQAVERVAEVLADPQENDQ